A segment of the Panicum hallii strain FIL2 chromosome 1, PHallii_v3.1, whole genome shotgun sequence genome:
TGGTGATCTTGCAACACAGGTATCCTGATGTTTCTATTGTAAACATCCTGCTTTTCTATCGTGTACTTCTGCAGCCTATCTTATATAATTTGGTTCTATACAGTATTTTGCAGATCGAGACATTTTCTGTGCTGGTCGTGTTACAGAAGAGGATTTGCAACGTGTGGCTGCTGCAACTGGTGGAATGGTTCAAACTTCTGTAAATAATGTCATCGATGAGGTGAAAATGCCATTCCAATTTGCTTGTTATCTTTTGATCGTTATCATTGTGGGTTTATAGTAGTTGCTTGGTGCTGAATGCAAGCTGGTTTCTGTCCTTTCTTTTGAAAGGTACTTGGTTCTTGTGAGGTATTTGAGGAAAAACAAGTAGGCAATGAAAGATTCAACATATTTAGTGGCTGCCCTTCTGGCCAGACAGCAACCATTGTCCTCCGTGGTGGCGCAGACCAGGTCTTCTATCTATACACATCTCATTATGTATTTTTAACAAACTGAAATGGATGTGCTTACATCATGTTTCTATGCTAGTTCATTGAGGAAGCTGAACGAAGTCTCCATGACGCCATCATGATTGTGAGGAGAGCTCTTAAGAACTCTACAGTTGTGCCGGGTGGTGGTGCTATTGATGTATGCCTAGTTCTCACCTTGTCAAGATGAATGATTCAGCTTTTCCCTAAACTTTAGGCTGATTTTTATGTTCTTTGTAGATGGAAATAAGCAAATATCTCAGACAGCATGCACGGACCATTGCTGGGAAGTCTCAGTTCTTTGTTAATTCGTTTGCTAAAGCCCTTGAGGTACGTATTCCTGGTCCATACTTTTATTTCCTTACCTGATTCGGGGATGTGCATATTTTATACATTAAACTAGCAGCTTTTCAACTAGAGCAAGAAATCTCAATTGCTAAACCCACAATGAACGGAACAGATACTTGTTTTTTTCCTTTTATTCTTGTAGCTTATAAGGATAATTTGAATGTGCTGCCATTGATTTTAAGTTCTGATGAAATCAAGAACATGTGCATTATGATGTTTCATGTCAGTCTTGTACTGGCACTATTTGTCTGTTATCTTCTAACTATTGCATTTGTTGTTCTGTCAAGAAAGGCTATGTTGATTGATTGTTTGATTTTATTAACTTACATGTGTTGCTCTGACATTGTACAATGTGAAGTCCACTCATAGAAGTGTCCTGCAGGTTATCCCACGACAACTTTGTGATAATGCTGGATTTGACGCAACTGATGTGCTTAATAAGCTCAGGCAGAAGCATGCATCTGGTTGGTTTATACATTTGCACAGTTGTGAAGCATCAAgctattttttttttgctgaCGTCTGATGGACGGTTTGTTTGTATTAGGTGAAGGTGCTAATTATGGTGTAGACATAAACACTGGCGGAATTGCTGATTCCTTTGCTAACTTTGTGTGGGAACCTGCTGTTGTAAAGGTAATTGTGCATTTGGTCATATTCATTTGTGTTTGACAATCCATGTAGTTTAATCTCACATCTTGATGTCTGGAAACCTTTGTTGTTCAGATCAATGCTATAAATGCTGCAACTGAAGCTTCATGCCTTATTCTGAGTGTCGACGAAACTGTGAAAAACCCAAAGGTAAGGAGACTCGCAACATGTACTGCTCATAATAATAAAAATACAGCCCCCACTACTTTTCTTTTGTTTCGTGAGTGGAGTTCAGACTTCCATTTTCTTGTGCCAATGCACTTCCCTTCATAATGATACATAGGTAAGCCATCTCATATGTGCAATAAATTTAATCCAATCTATCTCCTCTGCTGGAAAGGCTTGAAGAGTGTAAGCGATTAATGGTCACAGAATGCTGTGTAGTAGAGATGAGACTTGTATTAATTGTTAGATCAGTTCAGCTCGCAAGGACTCCATTTTGCTGTTTTAATTTGCACATTTTCAATCCTGTCTAGATCTTTAAAGTTAAGCAAGACCATAATATTTGTCTTCTCCTAGCCTTTGTGTCTTTCATTTAGAGTGGTGCTAGATTCTTATTAGACATTTGCCATCCCCTAGAGCCTACTTGTGATCAGTAAGCTACTTTGGATGCTCCTTGCAAACAATTTCTTGATGTTTTGTTCAATGTAATAAATTCTTCAATTTAATAATGTAATAAATTCTTCAATTTAATCTAATTGGCTCATTTCCTTTCTGTGAACTGTTGTGGTACTTAGTCGGAGAGCGCACAAGGTGAGGCTGCAGCTGGCGCAATGGCTGGTCGTGGTGGAGGGGCAATGCGAGGCCGTGGTGGGAGGGGCATGCGCAGGCGGTAAACCAAATCACTCCAACCCTGTAGCTTCATGTTTTAATCACCTGTGGGTCAGATCTTGTGCCATACTGCACGTGTAATGTGTGTTTACGGACACtgaaatgaatttttggttttAGAAGCAGTGCTAGCCCTTTTGTGTCAGAACAGCAGAGATACGCCAGGCATTTTTCTGTTATCTGCTGCCGTGTTGTGATATAGCAggtcggagccttggatcatggTTTGTTTGCTCTGAATTTTTTGATGCGAGAATGTAGCCTCTTGTTATTCTTGCCATGTGCTAAAGCGTGAAATATCTGTGTTATTTTTGGAACGCTGGATGAGTTTGTTCCCACAAACTCGTAGTGGAAACTGTTTTCCAGGATGAGCGTGCTAAACGCTAACGTGGTGTCAGTTTTTTTTATCCGTCTTGGGTAGTGTTTGTTACGGTAGATGAGATGAACAGGCTGGGTCGGCAACTGGTGTTACCAAGCTGGAGAGGACGTGGACGACCTCACGCATGGTCTAATCTCCAGACCTAAAGAAATGAATGGTGGTTATATATTTTTTGCCTAATAAATAATATGTTGTTATTATTTTGGTATTAGAATCCACGGATAAATAATGAAGTAATCGAGGCTAGAAGATAATATATGTAGCAAAAACGATAGTTAATTGAGCAACATATATCCTTTTATCGTTTTGATTCAACATCAAAGGTAGGCCAATGCGCAATCAGATTGTCTCTAATCTCCTTAATATAGTTGTAATACTGAAGTTTGGTTGGTCGGACACTTGGATGACCTCACTAATAATAGCGTGCCTGCTTTGTAAGTTTATAGATAGGATAATTTGTTGGAAACTTAGTCCTAAAAAAATTTGTAGTCATTCATCTTTCATTTAAACATGCAACCAACTTGAGAATAGATATTTACAACATAAGTTGTCATCCACTACCAGCAAAGTGGACTTCTCCTAGAACCTTCGACGTCGAGTGGGACGGGTCGGCAGCTGGTGGTACGAAGCTGGAGAGGACGTGCACGACCTCGCGCATGGTGGGTCGCGCCTGGCTGCTCTCGCGGACGCACGATATGCCCACCCTGAAGAGCCCCGCGATCAGGccggccggctccggcggcAGCCGTGGGTCGGCCACGGCCAGGACTGCCGTGGCGTCCGACGGCCTCGGCACGGCGCTCCGGGCCCAGTGGACGAGGTCGATCTCGTCGCCGAAGTCGCCGAGCGGGCGGCGCCCCGTGACCAGCTCCAGCAGCACCACGCCGAAGCTGTACACGTCCGTCTTCTCGTCCACCCGCAGCGTGTACGCGTACTCTGCACACAAGATGGAGATGGTCAGGTGGACGTCGCTTGTGATGCATGCCAACGCCACGATCACATTGAGACGCATTGTTCGTTCTTACCGGGGGCGATGTACCCGTACGTGCCGGCGACGACCGACAcgcactccgccgccgccacagcgCCGGAGCCGGACGCGCCGCGGCGGAGGAACTTGGCGAGGCCGAAGTCGGCGACGTGCGCCTCCATCGCGGAGTCCAGCAGAATGTTGCTGGGCTTGACGTCGCGGTGCAGGATCCTCGGCTTGCACTCGTGGTGCAGGTAGCACAGCGCTCGCGCCGCCTCGGTGGCGACGCGGAGCCTGGCGCCCCAGCCCAGCAGCGCGCCGCGCTCGCCGTGCAGGACTGTGCCCAGCGACCCCGCCGGCATGTACTCGTACAGCAGCAGGCTCCCCTCCGCGCCCGACGCGAAGCCGAGCAGCCGCACGATGTTGCGGTGCTGGACGCCGCCGAGCGTGGCCACCTCCGCCCGGAAGCCGTGgtcgcggcggccggggccccgGAGGCGCTTGACGGCGACCTCCGCGCCGCTGCGTGTCGCGCAGCGGTACACGGTGCCTGCGCCGCCCCTTCCGACGATGTTCTCCTCCCTGAGGCACCCGAGCACGTCGTCCATTTCCAGGTCCAGGTTCTGGAACCTCGTCATCTTCCAAGCCGCaggccgccgcctcgcctcctCCCGCCACCTTAGTCCAAGGTACacggccatggccgccgccacgGCGCTGACGGCCGGCACAATCCACAGCGGCATCGTCCATGTCTTGTCGTCTCGCCGCCGCGAACGCTGCAGACGGGAGCACGAGGCGGCAGTGACGCGCTCCACACAGAGGCCAGGGTTGCCTTCAAAATCTGTCGCGTCTGAGACGGCGAACACTCCCTGAAGTTGCGACTGTAACACACGGCCACTGAGGTTGTTGTAGGACACGTCGAGGACGCCGAGGCTGATCATCTTACTGATCTCCaggggaagctcgccggagatgctGTTCCTCGACAGGTTCAGCATTGTCAGAACCTTCAGATTCGTGATCTCTGCTGGTATCTCACCGGCGAGCTGGTTGCGGCTGAGGTCCAGCACGGTCAGCGACTCGCAGTGGCTGAGCTCTCCCGggacgccggcggtgagcgCGTTGGCGCTGAAGTTGAGCAAGGACAGCTTCTTGAGGTGGCCGATCTCCGGCGGCACAGGACCGGATAACCTGTTGGACGCCACTGACAAAAAGCCCAGCCCGGCACTGGGGATCACCTCCGGGAGCTCGCCTGAGAGCAAGTTATCGCTCAAGTCCAGCATGTTGTTCATGGGGAGATCAAGAAGGCCGGCCGGAATGGATCCATTGAGCAAGTTGCTGTTCAGGCGAACTTTGGTAAGCGTCTTGCAGTTCCCGAGGTCTTCGGGGATTGGCCCAGAAAGCTTGTTCCGCATCAGAAAGAGAAACTGAAGCCGCCTCCCGGCGCAGAGGCTGGGCGGTATGGCGCCGGTGAGCCGGTTGTCCGTGACATCCAGCCTCAGCAGCCTGCCGTTCTTGCCCAGGTTGGCCGGGAGCTCCCCAGTGAGATTGTTTTCCCATGCTTGGAGGATTTCCAGCTGAGGTAATTCCCCAACGAATTCTGGAATCACACCTTGGAGTTCGTTTCCAAGCAGATTGAGCAGTTTGAGTCTGGTTAGGCCGGCGAAGCTTGCCGGTATCTCGCCGGTAAGCTCGTTGAGGGAGAGGTCGATGTTCATGAGGTTCTTGAGGTTGCCGAGCTCGGCCGGGATTTCCCCTACCAAGCTGTTCGAATAGAGGTACAGAGTCTCCAGTCTGATGAGGTTGCCGAGCTCGGCCGGGATTCCCCCTACCAAGCTGTTCGAATAGAGGTACAGAGTCTTCAGTCTGGTGAGGCTGCCGAGCTCGGCCGGGATTTCCCCGACCAAGTTGTTCCAATGGAGGTAGAGTGCTTCGAGCCCAGTGAGGCGGCCGATTTCCGGAGGGATAGGCCCTGTGAGGCTGCAGTTTACCATGGCAAGCAGCACGAGGGCCTCGAGctcgccgagctccggcgggaTGCCACCGTCGAACGAGTTGTACTCCAGATACATCTCCCGCAATCTCTTGAGCCTCGACAGTGACGGTGGCACACGGCCGGATAGCGAATTGAGGCCGAGCCCGAGGACCTCGAGCCGCTTGAGGTCGCCGTACTCCTCGGGTATTCCGCCCGAGAAGTAGTTCCCTCCAAGGTCCAGGTGCCGCAACCTGCCGCCGCCGAAAGGCGGCAGGGGTCCGGTGAGGCTGTTGTCGTAGACGTCGATCACCTCCGCGGAGGGGAAGTAGGGTTCCGGTCCGGACGGGAAGAGGCCGGAGATGTTGTTGGTGGAGAGGTTGAGGTGCCGGAGGAGAGGCATCGAGGCGAGCGATGCGGGGATGGGGCCCGACAGGGAGCAGGCGGCGACGGTGAGGCTGGCGAGAGCGTCGAGCAGCGAGACCTCGGTTGGGAGCACGCCTCCGTGGAGAGGGACGCCGGTGAGGTTGATGGCGACGACGCGGTTGCCGGAGGCATCGCAGGTGACCCCGGAGAAGTTGCAGTAATGATGGCTCGCCGCCGGGGAcgacgatggcggcggcggcgtcgcgacGTCCCAGTCGGCGAGCGAGGTGCTGTTGCGGGCGCTGCGGGAGAGCAGGGAGGACTTGAGCTTGGAGAGCGCGTACAGATCGCCGCTCGTCACCGGCGAGCCTCCCGCGGAGACGGCCGTCACGGCGAGAAGTGGCAGCAGGAGGCGTCGTATGCACGGACGGAGGTTGTTGCGTCGCACCTGCGCCATGGCGGGCGTGCATGAGGTGAGCGCCGGCTGAGGCGAGTCAGGCAGTCACCACGCTACAAGAGCATCAAGCAAGCACGTACAATACCTGATCAGGCGGTCCTCGTCAACGTCAACGATAATGATGGTCAGCGAGGGTCGTACTTTTGATGGCATTCCTTTCGCATTCATTTTAGCCTTTTATTTTAAATTCGTTTAGGCACCAACAAGCATGCTGCCTTTTACTCAAGACTTGGGCGTCGTTGCTGCACCTGCGCCGCCATTGCGTGCATGAGGAGCGAGACTCAAGTGCTCTGTTCTCACGCTTTCTCACTAGCCACTGGAGCAAGGATCAAGCACATACAGTAGCTAATTGGGAGCCTTAATCACTCTCCCAAACTTCATTATGTCCTAAATATAGCTACGTTTAGATTTTTAGAAAGAACTATTTCAATAGAAATAGTTACATATTAAAATAGTTGGTCTCACGACAAATTACTAATATAATTTTTATATTGTTAGTCTCTATGATTATTTTGCTAATTATTATCAAAATTGAAAAGTtagattttgaaaaaaaaaaatctaaacaTACCTATATTCTAGGACAGAGAGAGTAgtacccttttctttttttcttgtgGAGAGGTAACTAAAACCAAAGCGACTTTGGTGTAAGACCGATCAAACTAACAACTAAACGCTGCCACCGAGCACAAGTAACTTCCAAGAAAACTAAGCTAGTACTACTGGAATTCCTTTTACACTCTTTTTATCTTTGTAAATTCGTGTCCACCAACAAGCATGCTGCCTTTTGCTCAAGACTTGGACCTGGTGTCAGCGGTCGTGAACTAACTTCCCACTTCAATATCAATTGTCCGTCTCCCAATCTACCCGGAATCTGTACAACTTTTGGGCATTGGAATTCTTCAGTCCAGTGGCCCTTTACCGAAAAGCCACCTTACTCAGTAAGGTTAGAGCACCCAGTCGTAACATATGCATGCTTGTCTTTAGAAGAGAGAGCAGGTTAAAAGAGAGAGCGTATACAAAGCCTAGGTGCTTTAGGGGGCTCCTGACATTCGATTTCTGGACGATCCAAAATTTTAAAAGTTATACGCTTCCTGAGCCTGAACTGCTGTATCAACTTGATCGTTTGTTACCTGCTGGAAGTAAATGGGGAACACTCCCTTTTCtctaatttttttttaaaagttATGGTTCAAATTTTACGTTACTTTGTAATAACATGAAACTAGGTGGACCAAAACAAAAGGTTCACATTCATATCCCTATCAAATCCTCAGTTCCATCTCTCAGAATGTCCATCTTGCATTGCTGGCTGTTCTGTTCAGACCTCAGAGCCAAGAACCGCCAATTGAAATAAGCTGTTCGTCCCGGGGAGGTGAGAGTGAAAACTGAATTTTTTTGGTGGCCGGAGTTCTGAACGGCGATCGATTCACCTGCCGTGTGCAGTCTGCAGAACGAAAAGGCCTGACCTATCAACTGCAAAGCTGCAACGGCGGCACAGGCGGCGTTGAATCAGGCCAACGGCCACACTGCTGCCGGAGCCCCTCGTTTAGCCAGCCATGGCGGATGCATCACGCACGCCTGAGGACAGCACGAGCAGTCTTTGTGTAATGCTGCGGACCAAGTTCTTCCTCAGCCGGCAGAGGCGTGTTGTGGTGGTTGCCGCTGCCGGCTCAGTCTTGGCCGGATGCCTTCCTTGTAGTCCAGTTGATGCGGGCGTGCACCTGCTGCCGCCCACGCCGCTCGTCACCACGGCGCCGGTGTTGGTTGCCGCCGCCGATGTCGTTGTCCCGGTCCCGAGCGTGCTGATGCCGCAGCGGGTAGCCAGTGTGGTCGTTGTGGTGGCGGTGTCTCCTGTTGCACGTGCGGTCACGACCGCCATGATCCGCCGTGAGCTTGTCGAACC
Coding sequences within it:
- the LOC112903691 gene encoding leucine-rich repeat receptor-like kinase protein THICK TASSEL DWARF1; translation: MAQVRRNNLRPCIRRLLLPLLAVTAVSAGGSPVTSGDLYALSKLKSSLLSRSARNSTSLADWDVATPPPPSSSPAASHHYCNFSGVTCDASGNRVVAINLTGVPLHGGVLPTEVSLLDALASLTVAACSLSGPIPASLASMPLLRHLNLSTNNISGLFPSGPEPYFPSAEVIDVYDNSLTGPLPPFGGGRLRHLDLGGNYFSGGIPEEYGDLKRLEVLGLGLNSLSGRVPPSLSRLKRLREMYLEYNSFDGGIPPELGELEALVLLAMVNCSLTGPIPPEIGRLTGLEALYLHWNNLVGEIPAELGSLTRLKTLYLYSNSLVGGIPAELGNLIRLETLYLYSNSLVGEIPAELGNLKNLMNIDLSLNELTGEIPASFAGLTRLKLLNLLGNELQGVIPEFVGELPQLEILQAWENNLTGELPANLGKNGRLLRLDVTDNRLTGAIPPSLCAGRRLQFLFLMRNKLSGPIPEDLGNCKTLTKVRLNSNLLNGSIPAGLLDLPMNNMLDLSDNLLSGELPEVIPSAGLGFLSVASNRLSGPVPPEIGHLKKLSLLNFSANALTAGVPGELSHCESLTVLDLSRNQLAGEIPAEITNLKVLTMLNLSRNSISGELPLEISKMISLGVLDVSYNNLSGRVLQSQLQGVFAVSDATDFEGNPGLCVERVTAASCSRLQRSRRRDDKTWTMPLWIVPAVSAVAAAMAVYLGLRWREEARRRPAAWKMTRFQNLDLEMDDVLGCLREENIVGRGGAGTVYRCATRSGAEVAVKRLRGPGRRDHGFRAEVATLGGVQHRNIVRLLGFASGAEGSLLLYEYMPAGSLGTVLHGERGALLGWGARLRVATEAARALCYLHHECKPRILHRDVKPSNILLDSAMEAHVADFGLAKFLRRGASGSGAVAAAECVSVVAGTYGYIAPEYAYTLRVDEKTDVYSFGVVLLELVTGRRPLGDFGDEIDLVHWARSAVPRPSDATAVLAVADPRLPPEPAGLIAGLFRVGISCVRESSQARPTMREVVHVLSSFVPPAADPSHSTSKVLGEVHFAGSG